The following is a genomic window from Lysinibacillus sp. JNUCC-52.
CCGAAGAAGGGGCGTTTTTATTAGCGAAGTCACTCAGTAGCGACAAGGCGTGGGAGGCATACCATCTGCTTGTTGCGCAGTATTACAAACTGACAAACGAATTGCAGCAAGTACAGCCCATTGAATTGCCGTATGACGAGAAACGCTTATTAGCCTTGGAGCAGCGTGTACAGGAAATTGAACAACAGCTAAATGGGATCACACTACATACGGGCGAGCAAAAGCGTTTACGACAAGCGGTGACCGAACGTGTCAATCAATTATGCATAGTGCAAGGGCGCCGTCCTGCCTTTTTCGCGTCCCTTTATCGTGAAATCAAACGCCGTTATCAAGTGGGGTCGTATCGAGATGTTCCACAGTGCAAGCTACAAGATGCTTTGCATTTTATTTCCACATGGAGAGGAGGGGCAGACACATGAAACACTAAAAGTCAGAGCGTGCGATTTAAATTACACTCATATTGCTAATTCAACCAAATAGGCGAGGTAGAAAAAATCATGACAATATTTCGTGTTCAAAAAAAGGAGAACTATGTTGTTTTAGACAAGGGATTTTTGAATGATGAGAACTTAAGTTGGCAGGCGAAAGGGATGCTTGCTTACATGCTGTCGTTGCCTAATGATTGGCGTTTTACTATTCAAGACTTAACAAAACGCAGTAAAAATGGGCGTGATGCTACTAATAACATTGTCAAAGAGTTGACGGCTGCTGGATACATCCAAAGGGAGCAAAAAAGGAGTGATGACGGAAAGTTTGGTAAAACAGAGTTACTAGTTTTTGAAACGCCTGATACATTACCGTTTACTGAAAAGGCGTTACCGGATAATCCGGATACGGAAAACCCGACACTACTAAATAATAAATTACTAAATAATAAAATAAATAAATATAATGTCGAGCAACTCGACATTGTGCATGAAATTATTACTCACTTAAACAAAACAGCTCAGAAAAACTTTAAAGCCACAACAGCTGCAACTAAGCGACTCATACATGCCCGACTGAAGGATGGCTATACGTTAGAGCACTTCAAATGCGTGATTGACACGAAGGCTAAACAGTGGCTGCATAATCCCGACATGAATAAATACTTGCGTCCGGATACGTTGTTCAACGCTACGAAATTTGAAAGCTACTTGAACGAAAAACAGAGCATACCAACAAACCAAACTCATTTGCCTGAATCACTGGATTTAGATTTTAGCAAGGGGGAAGATCTGTAATGACATACCAAAACATTAGCATCGAGCTAGCTGAAAAAAGTCTACTAGGAACGATGCTCCATGAAAATTATTTAATTGCAGATAGCAACTTAGAGCCAGCTCATTTTATTTCGCAAGTGCATCAAAATATTTTTACTAGCATGTTACAGCTTGTCAGTGAACGTAAAGCCATGGACTATATCACATTGCTGACAACACGAGAGCCGATAGAACTTGGCGGGGCAAATTATTTAGCGGAGCTTGGGAGCTTTGCGAGTGCAACGAAATTTGAGGAGTACGAAACCATTGTGCTTGAGAATTGGCGAGAGCGATCCAAGCGTCAAATGATGGAGCAAGCACAGCAAGAAGATTGGGGCATAGCTGAAATTCAACATGCACTGGATAAGCTCATGACGCAATATACGACTACCAATACGAGTATTAAAGCCGACTTAATGCAAATGGCGAAGCGACCTTTTGAGCAAGAAAACAGCAAAACAGGGGTGCTTACAGGGCTACTTGATTTGGATAAGCTGCTAAACG
Proteins encoded in this region:
- a CDS encoding ORF6N domain-containing protein, which encodes MDLTEIQHADKKVLTTAQIAEAYEVDSKSLIRNFQRNKEHYQEGTHYFALTGEALKQFKGGRQNDATLKFVSLLYLWTEEGAFLLAKSLSSDKAWEAYHLLVAQYYKLTNELQQVQPIELPYDEKRLLALEQRVQEIEQQLNGITLHTGEQKRLRQAVTERVNQLCIVQGRRPAFFASLYREIKRRYQVGSYRDVPQCKLQDALHFISTWRGGADT
- a CDS encoding conserved phage C-terminal domain-containing protein — encoded protein: MTIFRVQKKENYVVLDKGFLNDENLSWQAKGMLAYMLSLPNDWRFTIQDLTKRSKNGRDATNNIVKELTAAGYIQREQKRSDDGKFGKTELLVFETPDTLPFTEKALPDNPDTENPTLLNNKLLNNKINKYNVEQLDIVHEIITHLNKTAQKNFKATTAATKRLIHARLKDGYTLEHFKCVIDTKAKQWLHNPDMNKYLRPDTLFNATKFESYLNEKQSIPTNQTHLPESLDLDFSKGEDL